A single window of Qipengyuania sediminis DNA harbors:
- a CDS encoding DUF6127 family protein, whose amino-acid sequence MTREDMLARLVAQAATTPPEIVTLRALVEEASELGAARALERLGLEDARAKDDMGELRELLSAWRDAKRGAWKAAFEWLLRGLLALLLVGIAMRLGLSELLR is encoded by the coding sequence GTGACCAGAGAAGACATGCTGGCGCGGCTGGTGGCGCAGGCCGCCACAACCCCGCCGGAAATCGTGACCCTGCGCGCGCTGGTCGAGGAGGCGAGCGAGCTGGGCGCGGCGCGGGCGCTGGAGCGGCTCGGGCTCGAGGATGCCCGCGCCAAGGACGACATGGGCGAGCTGCGCGAGCTGCTTTCCGCCTGGCGCGACGCCAAGCGCGGCGCGTGGAAGGCGGCGTTCGAATGGCTGCTGCGCGGGCTGCTCGCTTTGCTGCTGGTCGGCATCGCCATGCGGCTCGGCCTGTCGGAGCTGCTGCGGTGA
- a CDS encoding HK97 family phage prohead protease has product MRLAGYAALFQVPDAARDLIRPGAFAASLASRSDLPLLWQHRPAQRIGRVERAAEDVRGLRVIARLDPATLAAQLLADGAVSGLSFGYRARDYRLTPRGRELVEVELLEISLVTHPLQHGARVHFIDPPPARLGRGTSRSRDIALHHLSGGPPPRHRRGGFFCPERKANTHG; this is encoded by the coding sequence GTGAGGCTCGCGGGTTACGCGGCGCTTTTCCAGGTGCCCGATGCCGCGCGCGACCTCATCCGCCCGGGTGCTTTCGCGGCGAGCCTGGCATCGCGAAGTGACCTGCCGCTGCTCTGGCAGCATCGTCCCGCACAGCGGATCGGCCGGGTGGAGCGGGCGGCGGAGGACGTGCGCGGCCTGCGGGTGATCGCGCGGCTCGATCCCGCCACGCTGGCGGCGCAGCTGCTGGCGGACGGCGCGGTCAGCGGGCTCAGCTTCGGCTACCGCGCCCGCGATTATCGCCTGACACCGCGCGGCCGCGAGCTCGTCGAGGTCGAGCTCCTCGAGATCAGCCTCGTCACCCACCCGCTCCAGCACGGGGCGAGAGTGCATTTCATCGATCCTCCCCCAGCTCGCTTGGGGAGGGGGACCAGCCGTAGCCGCGACATAGCCCTCCACCACCTTTCAGGTGGTCCCCCTCCCCGGCACCGTCGGGGAGGATTTTTTTGCCCAGAGAGAAAGGCCAATACCCATGGATAG